GCCGCCAGCAAGGCCTCGAGCCTTCGCCACGTAGACCCGCCACCAAGCCGCCATGTCCCGCGAGGGGGGGGAGtccccgccgctgccgccggcccGGCCGCGCCCTCTGGCGGCGGcgagagggggaggaggggaggggaagGGAGAGTCGGCCGGCGGCAAGGGTTCCTCCCCAACCGCCCGCGGGAGCGCCAGAGAAGGAGGGGACGAGGTCAAGTTTCAGATTTAGCAGATGAGATGTTTTAAATTGCGCGCATCCGTCCGGACAGCGCGGTCATGACGTGTTTTGCCAGTCAACACGGTCCTATATCCGTCCATGGACCTGGACCTCTGGCGGCGGCCACTGCATGGTCGTCGTCCGCTGCAAGTTAGCATTCTAgaactttttaaaaaaaatagtCAAACAGACGAACCGCCTTAATTAAATTATGTTAGAGGAATATCGAGCAGATCATTGATGATCTGAGCATGTAAATGAAATGAATTTGTGAGCCTATCATTCATGCTGTAAATAGATAATATCATTGCAGAGCAGATCGTTGGTGTTGTCAACACCAATGAATTTGTGAGCCTGTCGTTCGAAGCTATTGACGAGGAAGAACTCAAGAGAGAgatctcgcaaaaaaaaaaagaccGCAAGAGAGAGCCATAATATTTAGACTCTGCCCGTTTATGTGTCCTCGATCCCTTTTTCTTGTTATTGCGCCTTTTTTCCCCCTCTCTCATGTGTTGGATTGGGCTCGATCATGCCTCGTGGGCCGACTGATGCGCCGTGTTCGCTTGGTTCCACCGTCAGATGCCTATGGGACGACAACAAATGATCGACGTCCCTCTGCAAGTACTTCGTTCCTACGTAAGACTAGgacaatgcccgtgcgttgctacgggcagAAGGCGGAAAATGCCTCAAGTACATTACAACAAGCAATAAAATTTCTCCTCCCGCATCCCACCTTTTTATCGACCACTGTGATTCCCAAGCAAAGCAGGATTAAATTCCCAATGTCATATTTAAGTACCTAATGAAGAGAAGCTAATGATATGTTGCAACAAGGCCTAAATTTTCTCATGGTTCCACATAAATTATGTTGCAACATGACCTCAATATTCTCCTTGCAAAAAGATAAAGTGGCATATCTCTTATCGTCCCTCCTCCCCATTCATTGAGACCTTTTTAACTTCAGCAAATCGATGAAATGGCCCTCATGTACCATGAGAGATGTCGGCATGTCGTATGCTTTAAAAACGAAATGGTCCTCAGCTACCCAAAGAGATGATGGTATATTGATTTCTTATCTACGAATAATGAAGATGCATCATGCGGTGCAATGTCAATGTTTGTCTCTCCATCTTTGATCGCAACAAATACAATTTTTTGTTGCTGAATGCCCGTGCAACTGTGACATACTTGGGAAATTTTCATGTCTCCGTCTGATCCTATCGTTCTCTCGTGGGAGGCTCTATAATGGGGTGATGTCCAATGGATCCGTTATGATGCCTCCCCTTCCTAGCTTTTTCTTATGCCACGGAATTGATGAAAATATATATACGCGCATACTGATAAATTTTCTATTGTAATTTAAGTATTTATGTGGTGCGATTTTTTTTCATTTATATAgctaaatatatatatatatatatatatatatatatatatatatattatccCTTTAGCTTAATTTATTCTCGATAGTTAGCATCTCTTCATCCGCACAACTGAACGTGTTCAACTGCGACACTCACATGCAATGTCTACATCAGACGACACAAGCAAGTTGGGCGTGGTGTCGTCTCCCATCCACCCATTGGCCCACATTTACTCTTGCAAGTTGGGTGTGGTCGTAAGAGGGAGAACCTACTCCAAACCGAACATGCGACCAAAAATCGATCATACAAAATTTTGTCACACCTCTACTGCAACATAGGTCTACATTGAGCAACCCACCTGCAAGCTACGTCACTAATCTTACTATCTCCACTCCTCTATTCTCTCCTCCGCATATCGGACGACGCTTGGACCTTAGCATCAACCTCAATCACTACACTAATACTTCCTCCGTTCCGAATTATAAGATGTTTTGGCAGACTAAAATTTTTTAGCCTACCAAAACATCTTATAATTTGGAATGGAGGCACTACTATATTTTGCATGTAACTTGAACAATATACATTTATTAGTGTACTTGTAGCAGCCGAACAGGTCAAAGAGGCAAATCAGCATCAAGATGGTGGAACCTACATCACCTCTGAAATTTAACATGAACAATATTCTTGATCTCTATAAAAAAATAAGAACCCTCCAGCCTGCTGAACGCCTTATTCAACTACCCGTATTCGCCCAGAGCCTATTCGCCCACAGACACTTGTTCTCCTACAAACATATGTATAGATTCATCAAATGACCACTGGGTGATGCCAAAAGGATGGGCCAGCAAGCACAGAATTTAAGTTGATCGACAAAACCCACCGAAAAGGTGAACACCATAACCCAGACCAAGCTTCCAAATTCAAAACTGCCTCGGAATCAATGGAGAAACGGGATTAAAAAAACAAAATCCTTGAAAAATATACTTCTTCTCTAATTAGTTCCCCTCCTCATACATCTTTAGCTCCACTTCCATTCATGGCAAGCTTATTGTCATCTATGGAGTTGCATAATGTCTCTTAAAACATGGTGTGAATAAACAATCAGAAGGCGAGAACAAGTGATCTATAATTAGGTGCCGCACAAATGTAACTTCAAAAGAAGATGCATTGTGGGAGACTCTACCATAAAAAAGTACAAATTATAGAAAAACATATATTCTGAATCATGCAGATGAAAGTTGTAAAGGGGTATACAATTCGAAGGCAAACCTGTATATAGTACAGCCTAATTTTCTATGTAGCATCTCATTGTTAGAGTCCGAGACAAAATGGCCATGTGATTTTGGACCGTCCGATTGCGTTTCCAAAATGATCTTGTCCGTCGGATCTTCGTGTGGAGTGATCCTGGCCGTCCGATCGCGGGATGATCGATGCGAGCCGTCGGATCGATAGAAACACCGCCCGTGTGGTTAAGCTCGTGCCACCGCCTGTAAATCCCGTGCCCCACCGAGGGCATTCTCGTCTTTCCACCACCACCCACTGGTCGAGTAGCCGTCGCCATCAACAGTAGAAGCACTGGTCGCTGGACCGTAGGTCAACACGCCGTCGCCGTACAAGTCGGATCTCCTTCGCCCCTCTTCTCCGGCCGCCGGCTGGCGCCCTCCCTTTGCTGGAAGGCGAGAAGGGCCGGCGGATCCAGTCCCCGGCGTGGTCCTCTCCCTTCACCTCGCGCCGCCGACCTGGGCTCCCTCTTCTTCCACGGCCACAGCTTGGGGTTGCTGCCGGCTGAGATCGTCCAAGACGACGACAAAGGGTTTGACTCCTACACCAATCTCATCAAGGTAAGGTGGCCTGCTACACGAATTACACTCAGATTAGTTCAATATACAGTGAGTCAGCCAGCAAAGGACTAATAATTATGTGCAGGTTGCTGTTCTCGACACTCCTGATGTTGTTTCTCAGAGCAATGCCACGCTAAGGTATATATTGTTACATAATTTGAATCCAAGTCTTACTGATTCCACACTGCCTAAACTGACCACTGTTTTCTTTTTTCCTCCAGTTGCTCGCTCAAAGGGCGACAACCTGCTATGGGGTGGTTCTCCATGTGAGTAATATAACCTGCTATGGGATGGTTCTCTTTATTCCACACTGCCTAAACTGACCACTGTTTGCAAGCTTTAGTTCTTATTTGTTAATAATCGTGGGGTTCGGACCACGGCACTAGCGTCCCCTTGTCATCAGCGGCGGCGGCTTAGGTGATTGATCTATATATCACGGGTGATTAAACTGGTTTTAGCATGAGCTTGCAGTATACAAAATCCAAATTTTTCACCATGTTCTGTATTAAATAGGAGGAACTAAGATTAACCATGTATTTTAGTTCTAAGGAGATAGATCATAATTGTTGTGTGCTAATACTTTGAACGAACTCCTTTTTTAATCTTTGTGTAGGTTTTATATTTCTGCAGAATTATGTGATGGAGCCTTGATATGTACCATGACTTAAGTTCTGGACGTGCATCGAGTAAATGCAGCAGCCTTGATGTTTGAAGTTACATGGGCATGGACTCTAATTTGCAACCAGAAAGTTTATACCGTTGTTGTGTGGGTCAGTCTGATAATGTTCCTTTCATCAACACATGGAATGCTTTATTCCTCTGTCTACCTTGGCTAACCACATTTTTGTTGGTATTTAGGGAAATTTGCACATCCAACTATTTGATCTGGGAAATGCAACGCCTCGCCACAGACTGTCAACGCATTCATGGTGGAGGGAAAGATTGGTGTTGATCCTGTTTGTAAGTTTCCCCCACTTACTGTTGTTATTTATGCTTGATTATGTATGGTTTTTTCTTGATTTGGTAACTGGATATACCTGCATTATTGTTGTGAGGCCAAGATTTTCAAGAATCTTACATTAAGCAACATCATGAGGTTATCCTTGGAATATAACAGTGCCATGGCATTTTCTGAGTACATTAATGAAAGATACTAAGATATCTTCTGGATTGAAGAAATTAAAATGATTTACATGCTTCAATCAAATTAAATAGTGATGAGAAAAGATAAATCGAATTAAAAGTGTGTGTTGCTTTAGTTGTTAAAAGCAACGTAAGAAAGTACATCTGCCGCCATGTGACCTTACATGTTCCTCAAGACTCAGTTTTTGTAATGCATACAAGAGAACAATTTCACTGGCTGTGGTAAAATTGACAGGCTCTCTCCTTTACTGCTTCCAGGTAAAATGGAAAGGATGGATGGGAGCTCTTCTGCGACAAATATAGAACTATAGACCCAACTCTGAAGATCAAGGCTTACTGTATGGACAGTGTTTTGGTCTTTTGTGCTGAGgctggcctggcccagcacggAGAGGAAAGCGGACGCGCCCACCACGGACCACTTTGTGGGCGAGCCTGTACCAGATCACGAGGCCAGGCGGCGGTGGCCGCACAGGTACATCAATGTCAAGGTACGTGTATCGTCGCTCTGTCTCAGTCTCAGGCTGTCAGCATGTAGTAGATTGGTGGCAGTGCCATGCGTATTCAGGTTGTTCTTGCATCGAAAATGAGTCTGACCGAAGAAAATACTTCTACTTTCTGCTGCAGGGCTCTGGTCATTCCCACGATAGGTGGTATGCGTCTCTGAATCGATTCTCATCATTCACTCTGTTCACTCCATGTCAAAGTAAGGGAGCTCATTCATTTGCATTGCCTGCTTTTAAAATATATATCAAAACCTGAACTGAATTCCATTCCATATGTACAGCAGCTCTGCAGATTGGGAAGGGGAGCAGATCAGTGCCCGGTGCCACTACACTTCTGCTTCCGTTGACAATGTCATATTCAATCTCAACGACGATGTCTTCATCAAGGTCAATCGTTAATCGATCACCATTATTTTCTTGGCTAGAGGGTTTCTACATGATTGATTGAAGCGTATACATGGTGATGATTAACATATACACCACGTACTGCCAATTATGTTATGCTAACTGTTGAGATGCTCTGCTCCTTTCTGTTTCTACCATCCTGTAACTTCAGTTTGGAGATATTGTATTATGTATACTGAAGTTGGCGTATAAACTAATGAAATTCTGTTTCATGATGGAGATTAAAGACATATGTAAATCAAGTTCCAGATTTAATGATTGGTGATTATCAAGGTCCTTGGTTCCTTTTATTCTAGCCGATTGCCGTTAATTTCTTAGCTATAGGGTTAGTTCCTACAACATTGGACATATACAACACATGCTGCCATTTCTGTTATGCTAACTCTTGAAATGCTCTGCTCCCTTTTATTTCTGGCATGCTGTTAACTTCCAAACATTCAGTTTGGAGGTACTGTACTAATTTGCATATATACTAATTAAATTATGTCCAATGCTGGAGATAAAAATGTATGGAGATGATTAATACGGCAGCACATGTTGCCGTTTTTTTGTCATGCAAACTGTTTAATGTTCTGTCTTTTCAGTTACATAGATTCATTATTCAGGCCTTAGGCCATCTACTTACTGGAATAGGCAACAAATGGAGGGTAGACTATAGACATTTTCACCGCGTTGTTTCTTTCACGGAAACCATTTTATTATGTACATGGTTGTTTAATATCTTTATATTAGTATTTGATGTTTCGCTTTAACCAGAAACTTGTGCTAGGTGCTTCCCACTGAcattttttttctatttaaaaAATTGGTCAGAGGACGAATGAAGCAACAAAGATTATGTTGGTCCATAGAGCCCTACTACATTCCTTTCCTGGTGAGTCTACTTGTTGCACGTCAGGTAGCATACATAATACTTTTTCTTTGGCATCCACATTAATTAAACTTTTGCCCAGTTTCCATGCTGAAATATATTGAAACATATCCCTTATTGTCTATTGTTCTGTTATAAGTGAGCCAATTGTCTTCCGTTGGCTGATTTTGTCTTTCTCATTCAAGGCTAAAAAGGGAATATTGTCGCTCGCTGTCTACCCACTTCGACCAGGTTCATATGACATGGCACATGATGAGTTAGGCAATGAGATGCGAGTGAAACTATGAGATGACCGAGTGAGACTACTGAACATTATGATTTAGTAGAACTACATAGGCCGCTCTGGCTTGCTTGGATATGTAACAACCCAACTATTGTCCCTACTTAATGAGGATCCATAGTCTTGACTTACTTTTCAAACCAAATTTATATCCCCTCTTTATCGTGAACTTGCCAATCAACTGTTCTATTAATCAAATGTATCTTGCTTTGCTTTTGGTATGTCTAATTGTCTTGCGCTTTGGCGTTGATTTAATAAAATGCCATGAGTGTCCTGGGCAAAGGTAATACCATGTTTTTAATGTATACTTGTTGTACTGGGCTGATCCAATTGCTTAAATTCACATTTGACAACACTAAATGACCAAATGCTTTGTTTAAGCGCTTGACAATATGTTGAGCCAGGCACCGCGCGCCAAGGCGTGTTTCCTACCTAATTGATTCGTTATCTGA
This genomic window from Aegilops tauschii subsp. strangulata cultivar AL8/78 chromosome 4, Aet v6.0, whole genome shotgun sequence contains:
- the LOC109762225 gene encoding uncharacterized protein; its protein translation is MSREGGESPPLPPARPRPLAAARGGGGEGKGESAGGKGSSPTARGSAREGGDEGILVFPPPPTGRVAVAINSRSTGRWTVGQHAVAVQVGSPSPLFSGRRLAPSLCWKARRAGGSSPRRGPLPSPRAADLGSLFFHGHSLGLLPAEIVQDDDKGFDSYTNLIKVAVLDTPDVVSQSNATLSCSLKGRQPAMGWFSIIM